The DNA sequence TTTTACTTCTTCTGCTTTGTCTTCTTCTGGTGTATTTTCTTCGGCACTACCTTTTTCGTCTGAAGCTTCTTCCGTAGTTTCTCCTTCTGTACTATCTTCTTCTGTTCCACCTTCCTCTGTACTATCTTCCTCTGTTCCATCTTCTTCTGGATGCTCAGTAGGTGGTGGTGGAATCTCGGTTTCTTTTACAATTACTTCTCTTGTAATTTGGGCATTATTCCCTTCGCTATCATTAACGGAATAGGTTAGCGTATATTCACCAGGTGTGTTCGTATCTACTTCACCTGTTACGGCAACTTGATCCGTGATGTCTCCATCTACATTATCAACGGCAGTATAGCCGGGTTCAACGAATTCACTACCTTTTTCTATGATTAGCGGATTGTCTCCGTCCAATGAAATGACAGGTGCAGTTGTATCAACTACGTGGACAACACGAGTCGCTTCCGCTTCATTTCCTGCACTATCTGAGACGGTGTAAACAAGTGTATATTCGCCGATTTCATCGATATTAACGGAGCCGGAAACTACCACGTCGTTTGTTATGTCCCCATCGACATTATCTATTGCTGTGAAGCCGGGTTCAATATAAGGGCTGCCAACTTCTAGCGTCATCGGATTACTTCCATTTAATGAAAACACTGGGGCTTCTTCATCCGCAACAAATTGAGATGTAGACAACGTGAGTATCGTTTCAGCAAGAACATCATCTTTTTCTACAATACCTTTAACAGAGAATGCATAAGTCTCACCTACTGTTAAATTAGCGATATCGATTGTCGTTGTATGTGGATCAACCTCCGCAATTTCCACATCATCTTGATAAATTTTGTAGCCTGAGACTTCGCCGAATACTTCAGGCCAATCCAGTTGAACTGTCCCTGTCTCAGCGGTTAAACTTGCTGATAGTTGCGGAAGTGGAATCTCAACAGTCGTAAAGTCAATTTCACCGGACTTCAAGTCTAATGAAAAACTTCCTTGATCCCATACATCATCATTTATGTATGTGAAAACCTCGGTTACTCCAGCCTGTGGATTCGTCGTGTTTTCTCCTAAACTATGAAGTAAAGGATTGAGTAAATCTTCCAGAAAATAACTGTGACTTTCGTCAAACAAATCGAAAAAGCTGTGGTCGACTTTGTTGAAATAGCCAAAAATAGTGGATGTTGAATCAGCCGTTCTCCAACCTTCACTAGGTCGATATTCCTCTTCACTTAGAGGCGCAATTACACTACCTATTACGTAATCGAAGTCATAAAACCAAATGCCATTTGTTGAATTTGTTTCGCTTACATAAACATGTGTATAGCCATCAACGCTTTCATTGTTTTCGTCAAGGATTCGTAGAGAAACAAGCATTCTATTTGGTTCCATCGGATCAATGATTAAACCATTAAATTGTGCATCTGCTGGCACGGTGGAAGGGCGGCCTTCCTCCGTAAAGAAATCGTAATACGTGAAACCATCCTGTGAATGCAAGTACCTAGGTACCCAGTAAACTGTTTTCTCACCAACTGGTGACGCGATAAATCCACCTACTGTTGTTAAAGGATCCACGGAAACAAGAATGTTTGAATAAGCATCAACTTCAGTTAAAGTTGCTGAAGCATCCTCACTTTGTAAATAAAAACCTTCATTTTCGTTCAGTACTCCCCTAAATGCAACGGTACAACCAGAAATGAACAACGATAAAATTAAAATGACAATCAAGAACAACGGAGATGATTTCTTATGAAATTTTCTTCTTTCCACATACATACCCCTTTTATAATAGAATAGAGAACAGTTAGATCTTTATTAGTTTACAAAATTATCAAAATATTGTCTATATAAACATTTTTTTGTCAATTTGTAAGACGTGGGGACAGGTCCCTCTGTCTCTTCTCAAAATGCTAAATACAAGCTATATTAATTGTAGAACGAGTGAATGGGGGTTACATATGTATCCGCAAAAGACGGTTGTAGTAACGGGGGCAACTTCTGGGATTGGATTAGCCACAGCGATTGAGCTTGCGAAAAAACGGTATCGAGTTTGTTTGCTTTCGAGGGATAAGGAACGCGGTTATGAAGCGCTAAGGAAGGTGCAAGAGGAAAGTGGAAATAAGGCGTTAGAAATGTGGATCGTTGATTTGGGTGATCTACAGAGTATCCGAGAGTTTGCAGCACGTTTTACTGCAACACACAAAACGATAGATGTGTTAATTAACAACGCGGGTGTAATTTCATTGAAGCGACAGGAAACAAAGGACGGCTTTGAATGGCAGATGGGCGTCAATCATCTTGGTCATTTCCTTTTGACCAACTTGCTCCTAGACCTTCTATTGAAGTCCGAGCAGGGGCGAATTATCAACGTTTCCTCTGGCGGGTATTCATGGGGGAACTTTTACGAGCAGGATCCTCATTTGAAAAAGGGTTATACCGTTTTTAAAGGGTATGGGCAGTCCAAGCTAGCAAATATTCTTTTTACAAAGGAATTGGCGAAACGGTTAAAGGATACCGCGGTCACGGTGAACACGCTTCATCCTGGCGCTGTGGCCACGAGCCTAGGTGTCAATCGTCAGACGGGTTTTGGCAAAGGTGTGTACAAATTACTTACTCCGTTTTTTAAGACGCCGAACGAGGGTGCGGCAACGAGTATCTATTTAGCGACGAGCCCTGAAGTGAAAGATAGCTCGGGCGAATACTTTATCAATTGTAAGGTCGCTAAGCTGTCAAAGCGGGCAAAAGACGAGCGTCTTGCAGAAAAACTTTGGGAATGGAGTAAGGCGCAGGTTGGGGAATAAGACAGAGGGACAGGTTCCTCTGTCTTACATCTGTATTATCTGGGAGGATATTATGAACATTGAATCAGTTGATAACTACCTTAAAGTTGGAGAACCTATTTTTTATGAACTATTACCTCACGATATAACACTAGAACAATCTGATAAATACAATTTTGGGATCGCAACCATACGAGTTAAGCAGGGGGATCAAACTATTATTAGAAATGGAAGAGTAGAAGTTGGATTATACATAACCCCCGAAATGAAACACACCAAGGACCACCTTACTATCTTACTCTTCAAAATATCATACAATAATTCATCCTTGCTGTATCAATCTTTAATACTACCTTTTGGAAAAAAACATGGACATTTTATTAAAAACTGGCTCGATCACAATCCATTATTAATAGCGGCAGTGGATTTACCCCTCACTTTACAATGGGGTGAAAATGTACCTGTAATTCATACATTACGTTCTTTTACAATCCCTGCACAAATGCACAGCGAATTATCTAATCACATTATGAGTCAAAGCCAACAAATAGAGCAATTGGCTTACAATTATAATCGAATGGCTAAAATAGAACGCACGATGTCTGTTCAAGACTTGTGGGCAAACTGCAGAATACTAGGTGAATTAGAAGATTTATTGAACTAGACAGAGAGATGCTTCTGTCGGCCTTGGCAAGAAGCAAGACAGAGGGACAGGTTCCTCTGTCTTACTTAGTGATCGTCAAAACGGCGAATGAGAACCGTCCCCGTTAGCGGTTTTGGTAGTGCGGAGTTTTTGTAGTGCTTCTTTTCGCCATGATTTTACGGTTGTTACTTGAACTTGGTATTTTTCGGCGATTTCTTTTGGTTTGAGATTGTTGAATATTGCTTCGTGTACCCATAGTTTTTCTCGGTTTGATAGGTTGACGGTATGTAGCCAATCGTTTAAGACGATCATCATTTCGGCATCATTGTTTGCTGGTGGTGATATGGCGGTCAGAATTTCCTGATCGGTTGAGAGATTACTTGTCCCCCATTTGTCTTGCTTATAGATGGCTGTTTTCATTCGTCCGCAAATATAGCTTTTTGCATAGGCTGCAAAAGGACCCGCACTAGGGTTATAGTTTCTCCATGCGTCATAAATCGCAATTCTCCCAACTTGAACGTACTCATCTCTTTCTCTCTCTAGCCGCCACTTTCTAATAAGAGAATGCACGAGTGGCATGTAGGCAGCACAGCATTCCTCAAACTCTATTTCTTTTTTCATATCCAAGGGACTTTCTCCTCTTGGAAGCGCGCTTCCGCTCTTTCCGCGGTAACGCCATTGTATAGCCTTTTTAAGAAAACAACGACGTAGGGAAAAATACGTATCTATTAAATAAACGTGCAGTTTCCTTAGGAGAAACTGCACGTTTCGATAGCGCAAACGGCATAAATGTATAAAAAAGAAAGACAGCAGGGACAGGGACCTTGTCTTATCTAGAAGGCACAATGAGCAGTATCTCGCTCAATTTATTTTGGGGCGTACTTTCATTTAAGACATGGGAACAGCTCCTTTTGTATCCGTATCAAGAAAGTAAGACAGAGGAACCTGTCCCTCTGTCTTGAGCGATTTACCAAGTTATGTCAAACTGGATGTAATGAGAGATGTATTGTGCCATTACAACTAATGGCTAAGCTAAGAAAGAAAGACATTATAGGTGGTGATGAAAATGTTTAGCTTTGATATGTTCGAGGTTATTATTGTAGGTTTTATATATTCTATTATTTTAAGTGTGCTTGTTGTTTTTATTCAGTATATAAATCCTAGGATTTTACTGCAGTCATATCCAAAATCAATACAAGAAAAAGTGATGGGAAAAAGTAAGAAAGAGCAAATGCACACTAAAATTTTCGGCAGTATTTTTATGATTTTGTCATTTGGAATCCCACTACTATACGCCATCTATTTAGACAATCTATACAGCCTTTCCTATATGGAAATATGGATAGTTAGTTTTATTATTATTAATATTTTTAATTTAGTAGATTTGGTGATTATTGATTGGATAATAATTTGTAAAGTGACGCCAAGTTTCACTGTAATACCTGGAACAGATGGGCACCCAGATTACAAAAACTATTTATTTCATATAAAGGGGTTTGGAGCAGGTGTCTTGTTTTCTATTATTGGTAGTTTGTTAATAGCTACCATTGTTTATGTGCTGTTTTAATATCATTGCAGTTCTGTCTAAGATACAAAGCTAACGACACAAAAATGATCATATTTTTATAGGAGACTCATAAAGTAAAAAAATGAAGGGGGAGCATTTGTGTTTAAATTATTTTCTATTAGTTTTACTGCACTTTTATTTATTGTTGGTTGTAGTGGAGAAGATGGGGAACGAGAAGCGATAGTAGAAGAGCCTGATGAAGAGGTACAAGAAGAAATCGAAGAACCAGAAGAAACCGAAGAAGAAAAAGAAGAAAAATCTATTGCTGATAAAGCTATTTTTACGTTTGAGCTTTATGGGAATCGTGCTGATTTATACTCTGTGTATATTTATGCTGACGATGCTCAAATAGACAATGATCTGGTGACTGGTGATTTTAAAATTGCCACTCAAGCAGAAAGTAGCGATGATTTTATTGAGCATGACACGATGTTAAACGGAAAAGAACAACGGTTTTTATTAGAACATGAGTTTTCTTATAAGGCGTTTCCGTTTGTAGAAACTGATGCTGAACGATACTTTGTATTGAGTGAATTGACTGAAGAGGATAAGCTGCTAGGACATTTCTTTTACATAGAAGATGAAGAAGTAAAAGAATTAGAAACGATTAACCAAATCGAAGAAGAAAATGCTTTTCTTTTTGATGAGCGTTTCGAATTGGGTTTTGAAAAAATAATTGTCGAGGGCGGTAATACTTGGGAGTATGATGGCCATGACAAAACGTTGATTGAAATAGATATGATGTTTCTCAATCACATGTTTAAAGACCGAATCAGGGAAGGGTATCTCCCGCCGATGAGGTATAGGATCGGAAACCATATTGAATATATCATCGGACAAGAAGGTGAGCCCGAGCAGGATGATTATTGGAGAGGCGGAAGATTTCATAGTTGGGGAAACGACATGTATTTCTTTTCTGAACAAAGTAAAGAGGTGACTTCCTTAGAATACGTTAACGACGGAAGCTATGATTATCGCTATGACGACTTTGTCGAGCTGTTAGGGGAACCGTTCTCAGAGGGCGAAGACATGCTTGACGGCGGATATTTGGTCTCATTCGATGTCGAAGGAAGAACGTTGAGCGTTAATTTCAAATCAGAGGAAGACGAATTTTCATTTATGATGCTAAACTAGTAAGACAGCAGGGACAGGTACCTTGTCTTATCTAGAAGGAACAAAGATCCAGTGTTCCATTGATCTTTACACTTTTATTTTGGGGCGTACTTACATTTAAGACAAGGGAACAGTTCCTTTTGTGCCGTATCAAGAAAGTAAGACAGAGGAACCTGTCCCTCTGTCTTAATACCTGACGAAAAAAACACCAAAACACACAGTATACTGTGTGTTCACTATTTCTATTCAACTAGATAATGTTCTTAAAAAGGAGCATATCTGTTGGAAAAAGATAAGTTAGAGCAAATGGTAAAGCCGTTAAACGGAGAGAAATTGCGTAAGCTGCGAAAACAAACTGGAAAGTCTATCGAAGAAGTAGCATGGCTTGCTGGAATACACCATAACTCGTTAGGTGCGTTTGAACGTGGAGAAATGGATCTTTCATTTACTAATATCGTGTTAATTGCGGAAGCATTAGAGATAGATATGAACCTCATTGTAGAAGACTCACAAAGTATGTTAAAAGAATTTGTAAAACAACAAAGAAGGGATTCTGGAAAATAACACCTCCCTTCTCCTTACCTCAAATATCTTCACCCTTCAAAAACCACTACTGAACCATATCACCTGAGACATACGACCACCGCTTAAATAAAACCCAAGTGGATTAGAAAAACCTTCAGCTTATATTTCATAGAAAATCTATGATTATATAAATAAAAAAACTTAGGAGTGTATGTGAATGTATGAACAAAAGAATTCTTGTTTAAATAGGGGGGAGCTTTTAAAATTTCTTGTTATGAATTGACGGTCAAAAGCTAGATTTTAAAAACCGTTTGTGATTATTTCAGAAGAAAATTGGCAAATGAGATCCGTCCCCATTATCCTAGTCGAACTAATGAATCAAAAAAATGATAGCGCTTTAATTCTAGTAAAAACTATACTAATTAACAGGAGTGTATGTGAATGAACGAACAAAGGATTACAGTTCAAGACAATTACGTTGTAACGGAAAAAACGATAGCCCTTGTACCAGCAGCACATATTGACTATCAAACAGTAGCATTTGAACGAAATAGCATCATTTACGTAAAACAACGGCCGCTTCAAATTATCGAAAAAGCATGCTTACAAGGCGGCGCAACTTATGCTGGTAGAAGACAGGCTGCTATTCACGCAACGTCATTAAAGAAAAAGGTTCCTATTGCGATTAACACGCATAAAAACATATACGCCTTTCCAACACAATCTCCATCGCAGTTCGATTGTAGCTGGATTTTCTACTCCCACATCCTTAGCTTTACACCGATACCGAAAATCCCTAATAAATGCACACTTACCTTTAAGAACACGAAACAGTTAACATTAGCCGTCTCACCTAAAGTCATAGAGAAACAAATGCACCGAACCGCATTCATTATTTTATTATTCTCCCAACACTTAATTGATTTCGCTAAAGCTGAAAACGATATAAGACAACAGGGATAAGACAACAGGGACAGGTACCTTGTCTTATCTAGAAGGCACAATGAGCAGTGTTCCATTGCTCATTGTTCTTTTATTTTGGGGCGTACTTTCATTTAAGACAAGGGAATAGTCCTTTTTGTCTCCGTATCAAGAAAGTAAGACAGAGGAACCTGTCCCTCTGTCTTAACAAGAATGGAAATCACCATTAGTTGGCAATATAAAATTAATTCACCCTTTTCTAATATTGAACTAATATTGTTTTAAATATTTCTCTCTGTTTCTCTTTTTTTAATCTCTACTTTTTCTTCCCTTTTTTTTATATTTGATACACCCTTTTTTATAAATAGATATATAAAATAAATAGTTAATATGGTAATAATCAAAGGCAATAATTTCATATTAATTGATATACTGCCTTCACTTATACTGAATTCTAATAATTCACCTATTGAGTTTAATAGGAGTATTAACCAAAGTAACGTTATATATAGACTTAATATTTGATTAATCTTGGAAACTGAAAATGGAAATTCTTCAATAGATGACCATTTGCTTAGCCCTTCCTTCATTATTACTGTTTTATATAATGGACCCATTTCTGTATCTTCTAACCTATCTACGTGTCTTTCCCAATTATTCTGCCAAAACTTACTCCCTTTATTAACTAAGAACCAACTAAGAGAGAACATAAAGCCTAAATTACATATTATAAATATTAATAGTTGTGGAGGTGAATCAATACTATGAACTAAAAAGTAACCTGCAAATGTAGCTGCTAAGAAGGTCCAAAAATAAGTTGCACGTTTCCAATACAGCTCAATTTCAAACTTTCTTATATCTAAAGCCTGACGTAAAGCTTCCTCTCTAATCTTTTTATTGCAACTAAAGCTTTTTTGATATTGATCATCTCTATCAATCATTCAACAACACCTATTTCATAGTATTTTTCCATTTATACCAAAATCACGCTTATGAATGTCTTTATTTAAAGAGACTCATTTTTACTCAAATATATTATATTTAATTAATATGTTATTTACAAAACAAAACTCACACTTTTCTGAAATTACATAAAAAATATACTTTATTACTTACATAAGCATATAACATACTATATACTGCCCCAAGGTTCACTTTGTAGCGAATCCTCTATGAATATCTAGTTTATAGAAGGCTAATGAGAACCGTCCGGAACCAGTGAAAAAGTACTTACCCTTTAAGTATAGACTAATAAATATAAGGGTATTTGAATATAGCAGTTGATGAGACCTGTGCAAACTAGCTTTCCGCGGGCGGCTGGTGAGCCTCCTTGATGCTTTGCATCTATGTAGGCTCAACCCTGCCTTTCCTCCCGCAGGAGTCTCGCTTACTCCGGTCTCATCAAGTCTGTATCAATCAACTTAGCCCCATACCTTCCTTGAAACAAATGGCCATCATAACCATGTTTACGATTAAACCACATAGTATAGCGTACATGCATTTCTTTCATGAGGTCTTTAATATGTGTTCTGTATTCTGTAATTGGAGATGTATATGGTTTGTCATAAGGCAGTACGCATGAAGTATAAAGGGGTACATCCGACGGACATCTTCTAGGATTAATAAATACGTAGGTAATCATTCCGCGACTCAAACAACGACGCTCTACTATTTGCCACGGGCAGTAATATGATACACACTCTTCGCTTTCTAGACACTATATCTTCTCCTTCAATAGAAAAATACAAATCTATCATACAATCACTTACTCAACATTTCTCTAACTACTGTACAAATTAACTGGTACTCATTAACCATGCAGTAACAGACACTTTCTCAGCATATTTACTCCATTATTATATTTAGACTAGCACTTTACCATCCCGGCGGTCTGGCACCAGAACTCTACTTCAATCTTTTTTTCTTTTCTATACTATTGTTTTCATGTTTCTGTTGTCTCTTAAACAAAAGATATAATGAAAAAATTAATAAACACGACACCAAATGTGAACCTACAGTTCCCAAAGCTATCCATATCAAAAAAACTCTAAAATAATTGCAATAGACATGATCATAAAATTAAGAAGCACGAGACCCCCCGTGCTTCTCCCTGGTGCCCCCCCCTTGAGAACATAGTGACACCACCTGCTGCAGCGATTTCCAATGCTCTTTTCGCAAACTCCTTACGCCCCGGGGGCACCCAAAACCCAGCCTTCTAGTATCCAAAGTCTGATTCAAACAAAACCTTTGAATGAAAACTTTTTAGTAGATTTATTTTTTCTGTCATTAGTAGTTCAGGATTATCTAATATCGTATTAAATTCTCTAGCTAAATTTAAATCTCTTTGTTGTCCTGCAAGATACTGTGCATAACTCGCCATTACCTCCATTTGCAACAATTCGCCAATTAAAGACTCAAAATTAATATACTCATCTTGTGCTCTCATTGATTTTTTTATATCTGAATGACTTAACAATTTTATTAAGTTTTTTTTGTGTATTTCAGAAGCATTCCTTATTTTATGACCAATATCTTCTTTGGTTTTAATGTCTACATATCCATCTTCAGAGACTATTACTATTAAACAAAACCCCTCATTGTGCGAATGTAAATATCTAATAGCTGAGTTATATCTTGCACCCCGAGAGATATCACCAATTGTGGAATCTGCTAACCCATCTAATATAGCACCTATTGAATAACATTGACCTTTAGGATCAACTATGATCGCTCCATCGATTGAACTTAAAGCAAGTACTGTTTCGGGATTAACTTTCTTAAAATTTTTTAATTGAAATGATTGATTAGTTAACCTTTTGGATTCCGAATATGCTTTATTGGTAACTACAATCATCGTCCCATGTTTTTGCTCTTGTGCACTTTCAATATATTCCCATACCATCCCAACCTCGTATTTGTTATAGTTCTCATCTGATTCAAATGTACGCTTAAACTTAAGTTCAAACTCATCTCTAGTGACTGGCCCCTTCATAAGGGTACAAGTTTTATGTGTGACTAGCATTAAATCATCACTTTCTTGTTTCCCTTTCCTTTCAGTCAACATCCATGAGCCTGTTTTAAGAAAATTGATTTTAACAGAACTTTCCGGCAAAGATGAATAATTTATCGTTCTTGCAATACCAAAGATTATAACCCCTCGACAAAGTAAAACCGTTTTATCATTATTGCAGGTTTCCAATAGCTTTCTGACCTTTTTATAATACTCTTTATTAATAGGAATTGGCTCTTCTAACATAACAATCTCTTCAAAACAGCTATCATCAAAATCCGAACAGAATATGAGACAACCTTTATTTTGACTTCTTTCATAAGTCATAAGTGATAATTCATGAATTGACTCAAATAAATTATATTTTTTTGATTCTATGTCAAGAAGAGTACTAAAAATATTATTAAATAAATCTTCCCCTGCTTTATTTAGTAATTTCTTTATATTAAAAAAAGAATTATTTGGTTGAATTGTCTTCCAAACTTGATCCACAAATGGCTTCTTAAACACTACATTACTTTTATCTATAAGAAGAAATGATTGTAAACTATCCTTTTCATTTCTAGATAAAGAATTTATTCTTATTAACCTATATTTGTTTAAATCTATTAATTGTTTGTCAATAATAACTTCTTCAACTTTTTGACCATAATATTTCTGTAGGCTATCACCATCTAATGAATACAACTCTTTAAAATCAACAGTATGTTCTTGTATTGCTTTATCATTTAAATTGTCGCTAAAAACAAGTTCAATTTTATGATCTGAACTAATCATTGCTAGTAGAATTTGTGGTTCTTCCCATATATTAAAATGATCAAACAATTCTCTCATATGTTTAAGAGTATAATCAAGGAAATTTATCCCAGTTTCTGCATTTGAATACATAATCTCACTCCTCATTAAACATTTTATTATTATTTATTTTGGGGAATAGACACTTGTCGTTATTTCATCGCTGGAGTTATATAGGCCCAACAACAGTTCCTGTTTATGATTTTGATTCTTTACACCTGTGTTTTCGCCTATTATGTAGGCAAAGAAATAGAAGATGGCAAAAATAAGACTGAAGACTAATGGGAATGAAATTAACGACCCTAAATGCTACAGCATTAACGAAATAAAGAAAAGTGAGCTGACATTAATGATAGCAAAGTTAATGAGGAGTATATAATTTCTAACGCCGATACATGTCTTTTATTTCCTCACTAGGAATTTATCGAAATCTTCGCCAATGACAATCATAGGGTCTCCACAAGTGACGTCAACCCTATGATTGTCATGATAAGTCCATTGTCAAATATAATATCCTTGAAGTTGATGAATATATTAATTACTATTTCTCCTATTGTGTTATGGCTAATACCTGCATTTCTTTTACCAAGTGTTGAATCTCCAGCTCCTTAGAATGAACATTCTGATATTTATTTTTAGAATAATTCAGGGGCAGAGGTCAATGGGTTTTGATTGACTGCCCCTGTTCTTTCAGAGCTTATATTTCTTGTTGTAATACTCCACATGCCATATCGCAATTTTTTGTAGACCTTCTTGATGGAAAACGCGCACCGGAGGGATGTCTCGCTCTTTAGCTCCTCAAAATTCACCTTAAGACAGGTGAACTTCCGTCCCATTAAACTCTTTTGTGGTTAAAACCAAACAGACAATAAAAAAGTTTATATTTCTTCCTGCCTTACATTATCTAAAATCTGTATTTCAATTAGCACTCTACTTATTTGCTTTAGTTTATACTTTTTTGTGAATTCTCTGAAGAGAAAAATTGTACTACCGAAAAAAATAAGAAATCCAATTATCATAATGTATAATGTTAATAAAGGTACAGCTACATAATCATTTTCAGTACCTAGTTGACTAAAACTATAAGATAGTAGGCCAGTGACTAAAACTGCAATGAATAACTGTCTAACAGTGTTAAAGAAAGGGATAGTTCTATTTTCTTCATTTTCTTCAAGCTCTTTTCTTATAAGCTTGTCTATTAGTTCAAAATGTTCATGATTAACTTCTGACTCATCTGAATGATTGAAATAATTTACTATACACTTCTTTACTTTTCTGATTTTTTCCTCCTCATATTCTTGTAAACTGCCATATTTTTTTTTAATTGAATTCTTTTGAATTATAACTCCACAAATAACGCTACCTATATATATTATAATAGAAAATATTATAATAATTATATTAATAGTAGTGATACTTCGAAACGCGACAAAGAAGAAGGTAAGCGCTGACACTAATAATGTTAATAGAGGGATTATTATTAACTTATTATTCCTTAGGCTTTGCCTCATATTATATATCATTCCAAAATTCTCATTATAAGTATTTATTAAATCTCTTATAATCATTTTTTCCTCCTTGTTAGTAAGTGCTACGATCTCATCACATCATATAGTAATACTACATAAAATTTCTCTCAAAAAATCATGCACAAAATAAAAAAACACATTTGTTATATTTGGAGAATTACATATTGTTGACCAGTAATTACAGAATAGTATAGTTCACTAAGCTGTAGGGGATTTTTCATAAAGAAAGGAAATTATTATTCAATAGTACCTAGTATATCTCTTATTAAATAATCTTAATTCTATTAACTATCAAGTAGCATATCTTCTTTTAAAATCATCCCCACCGCTACATCACAAGACAGAACGGTGAGACTAGAACATTTAATCCCTCTCATACAAATCACTCGTGTACACTTTCTCTGCTACGTCGGTGAGTTCGTCAATGAGGCGGTTGGATACGATGACGTCTGCAATTTGTTTAAACTCGTCAAAGTTGTTTACGACTTTTGAGCCGTTGAATTCTATTTCTTCTAATACTGGTTCATAAATGACTACTTCAAAGCCTTCATTCTTAAGGTGATCCATGATTCCTTGGATGG is a window from the Evansella cellulosilytica DSM 2522 genome containing:
- a CDS encoding DUF5011 domain-containing protein, whose amino-acid sequence is MERRKFHKKSSPLFLIVILILSLFISGCTVAFRGVLNENEGFYLQSEDASATLTEVDAYSNILVSVDPLTTVGGFIASPVGEKTVYWVPRYLHSQDGFTYYDFFTEEGRPSTVPADAQFNGLIIDPMEPNRMLVSLRILDENNESVDGYTHVYVSETNSTNGIWFYDFDYVIGSVIAPLSEEEYRPSEGWRTADSTSTIFGYFNKVDHSFFDLFDESHSYFLEDLLNPLLHSLGENTTNPQAGVTEVFTYINDDVWDQGSFSLDLKSGEIDFTTVEIPLPQLSASLTAETGTVQLDWPEVFGEVSGYKIYQDDVEIAEVDPHTTTIDIANLTVGETYAFSVKGIVEKDDVLAETILTLSTSQFVADEEAPVFSLNGSNPMTLEVGSPYIEPGFTAIDNVDGDITNDVVVSGSVNIDEIGEYTLVYTVSDSAGNEAEATRVVHVVDTTAPVISLDGDNPLIIEKGSEFVEPGYTAVDNVDGDITDQVAVTGEVDTNTPGEYTLTYSVNDSEGNNAQITREVIVKETEIPPPPTEHPEEDGTEEDSTEEGGTEEDSTEGETTEEASDEKGSAEENTPEEDKAEEVKTEKDEALPNTSTNIYNMLFAGMLFALMGGITLIIRR
- a CDS encoding competence protein ComK; amino-acid sequence: MNEQRITVQDNYVVTEKTIALVPAAHIDYQTVAFERNSIIYVKQRPLQIIEKACLQGGATYAGRRQAAIHATSLKKKVPIAINTHKNIYAFPTQSPSQFDCSWIFYSHILSFTPIPKIPNKCTLTFKNTKQLTLAVSPKVIEKQMHRTAFIILLFSQHLIDFAKAENDIRQQG
- a CDS encoding helix-turn-helix domain-containing protein, giving the protein MEKDKLEQMVKPLNGEKLRKLRKQTGKSIEEVAWLAGIHHNSLGAFERGEMDLSFTNIVLIAEALEIDMNLIVEDSQSMLKEFVKQQRRDSGK
- a CDS encoding SDR family oxidoreductase produces the protein MYPQKTVVVTGATSGIGLATAIELAKKRYRVCLLSRDKERGYEALRKVQEESGNKALEMWIVDLGDLQSIREFAARFTATHKTIDVLINNAGVISLKRQETKDGFEWQMGVNHLGHFLLTNLLLDLLLKSEQGRIINVSSGGYSWGNFYEQDPHLKKGYTVFKGYGQSKLANILFTKELAKRLKDTAVTVNTLHPGAVATSLGVNRQTGFGKGVYKLLTPFFKTPNEGAATSIYLATSPEVKDSSGEYFINCKVAKLSKRAKDERLAEKLWEWSKAQVGE
- a CDS encoding sigma-70 family RNA polymerase sigma factor is translated as MKKEIEFEECCAAYMPLVHSLIRKWRLERERDEYVQVGRIAIYDAWRNYNPSAGPFAAYAKSYICGRMKTAIYKQDKWGTSNLSTDQEILTAISPPANNDAEMMIVLNDWLHTVNLSNREKLWVHEAIFNNLKPKEIAEKYQVQVTTVKSWRKEALQKLRTTKTANGDGSHSPF
- a CDS encoding DNA integrity scanning protein DisA nucleotide-binding domain protein, encoding MYSNAETGINFLDYTLKHMRELFDHFNIWEEPQILLAMISSDHKIELVFSDNLNDKAIQEHTVDFKELYSLDGDSLQKYYGQKVEEVIIDKQLIDLNKYRLIRINSLSRNEKDSLQSFLLIDKSNVVFKKPFVDQVWKTIQPNNSFFNIKKLLNKAGEDLFNNIFSTLLDIESKKYNLFESIHELSLMTYERSQNKGCLIFCSDFDDSCFEEIVMLEEPIPINKEYYKKVRKLLETCNNDKTVLLCRGVIIFGIARTINYSSLPESSVKINFLKTGSWMLTERKGKQESDDLMLVTHKTCTLMKGPVTRDEFELKFKRTFESDENYNKYEVGMVWEYIESAQEQKHGTMIVVTNKAYSESKRLTNQSFQLKNFKKVNPETVLALSSIDGAIIVDPKGQCYSIGAILDGLADSTIGDISRGARYNSAIRYLHSHNEGFCLIVIVSEDGYVDIKTKEDIGHKIRNASEIHKKNLIKLLSHSDIKKSMRAQDEYINFESLIGELLQMEVMASYAQYLAGQQRDLNLAREFNTILDNPELLMTEKINLLKSFHSKVLFESDFGY